Proteins encoded in a region of the Candidatus Eremiobacterota bacterium genome:
- a CDS encoding MFS transporter: MDGERKKYLLIIASASFAAFMGKLDAYIVNISLPTIAKAFHISTSEVSLVVISYLLFLTCTLLIFGKLSDRLGLKRIFIGGYVTFVAGSLLCGISGSLPALVASRALQGTGGAMLATSAYAIIPTLLPRGITGWGFGLLATANALGVCIGAPLGGFITGCYSWHGIFLVNIPLGILAILLALKVIPADRPQKSGGRGFDFAGAALSFIAVVACMISLNRGHGAGWSSPLIIGGFLLAAVTGTAFIAIERRQRSPLLDLAIFRDRGFVLAVAASSIGYLYVSGISFLMPFYLQLVLGLTPQGAGMVIMVFSVVFVLVGPSAGKLSDRVSPSLLCALSMASSTVATLFFLLVLPAKSLTLVIIFMIWIAVSFALFFTPNNKLVMSGGTEGLKGSVAAFFNMSINLSITLGVCIFEVAYSSVLPAKGPGGDMPSGSSLLAGFSRAYLIGVIFCAVSGLLSLLCASGKAGSTVGEEGAGLPPEG; encoded by the coding sequence ATGGACGGAGAACGCAAAAAGTACCTCCTCATCATTGCAAGCGCCAGCTTTGCCGCCTTCATGGGGAAACTGGACGCCTATATCGTAAACATCTCCCTCCCCACCATCGCGAAAGCTTTCCATATTTCCACGAGTGAAGTCTCCCTGGTGGTGATATCCTATCTCCTCTTTCTCACCTGCACGCTCCTCATATTCGGTAAGCTTTCTGACAGGCTGGGACTGAAAAGGATTTTCATCGGGGGCTACGTGACTTTTGTGGCGGGCTCCCTTCTCTGCGGCATATCGGGTTCCCTCCCGGCCCTGGTGGCGTCGAGAGCCCTTCAGGGGACGGGAGGAGCCATGCTTGCCACTTCGGCTTATGCCATCATCCCGACGCTCCTGCCCCGGGGGATCACCGGGTGGGGCTTCGGCCTCCTCGCGACAGCCAATGCGCTGGGCGTCTGCATAGGCGCACCCCTGGGAGGCTTTATCACGGGCTGCTATTCATGGCATGGAATTTTCCTTGTCAATATCCCCCTGGGAATTCTTGCCATCCTGCTGGCACTCAAGGTGATTCCCGCCGACCGCCCGCAAAAGAGCGGCGGGAGAGGATTTGATTTTGCCGGCGCGGCTCTTAGTTTCATCGCCGTCGTGGCATGCATGATAAGCCTCAACAGGGGCCACGGGGCTGGATGGTCATCACCCCTCATCATCGGCGGATTTCTTCTTGCAGCGGTTACGGGGACTGCCTTTATTGCCATTGAGAGGAGGCAGCGCTCTCCCCTCCTGGACCTCGCCATATTCAGGGACAGGGGCTTTGTCCTGGCTGTTGCGGCGTCATCGATCGGCTATCTTTACGTCTCCGGCATCTCTTTCCTGATGCCTTTTTACCTGCAGCTCGTGCTGGGGCTCACCCCCCAGGGCGCCGGCATGGTCATCATGGTCTTCTCTGTCGTCTTTGTCCTTGTAGGGCCTTCAGCGGGAAAGCTCTCCGACAGGGTGAGCCCCTCCCTGCTCTGCGCCCTCTCGATGGCTTCATCGACAGTGGCGACACTCTTTTTTCTCCTTGTCCTGCCGGCAAAGAGCCTCACACTCGTCATCATCTTCATGATATGGATTGCCGTCTCCTTTGCCCTCTTCTTTACGCCCAACAACAAGCTTGTGATGTCAGGAGGGACAGAAGGCCTCAAGGGCTCGGTGGCTGCCTTCTTCAACATGAGCATCAACCTCTCGATAACTCTGGGCGTCTGCATTTTCGAGGTGGCTTATTCCTCGGTGCTTCCGGCGAAGGGCCCCGGGGGGGATATGCCTTCAGGCAGCTCTCTGCTGGCGGGCTTCTCCCGGGCTTACCTTATCGGCGTCATTTTCTGCGCGGTTTCAGGGCTACTGTCACTGCTCTGCGCTTCAGGAAAGGCCGGAAGCACCGTCGGTGAGGAAGGGGCAGGGCTCCCCCCTGAGGGGTAA
- a CDS encoding M64 family metallopeptidase — MRKALYLSALCAALLLAITQIGAASGTFDTHFTDATLRVDYYHSGDAKSEAITIGRLYRSAPWAGSITNLIDPMNLGKYCIKVSDPASGTLLFSRYFNTIFEEYQTTEAALGGKMKTYEESVLIPFPRRPVTLSFESRQKDQSMKEVMKTVIDPADTHISSYSPDPSVEVIALSEAGDPHTRVDFSIIAEGYTEKEREKFIADAKKVTAALFTQEPFASTRERFTIRALFKASPESGCDEPDFAIFRRTPLGCSFDSLGSERYLLTERNERLHDIASIAPYDTLAILVNTKRYGGGGIYNHYATCISDSQWTNYVFIHELGHSFAGLGDEYYTSKVEYTDFYPLDREPLTPNITALLDVKNLKWKDLVTAGTKIPTPWDKEHYDKNDMRYQDIRDRIYQKLAEAKRNRASRDEIEKIEREQSQLSWKSYTQAQAILAADRGQGKVGAFEGAGYQVKGLYRPMLDCIMFSKGEKPFCRVCQDIIRKRILFLSE, encoded by the coding sequence ATGAGAAAAGCACTCTACCTCTCGGCGCTCTGCGCAGCCCTTTTGCTGGCAATCACCCAGATTGGTGCTGCTTCAGGCACCTTTGATACGCACTTCACCGATGCCACGCTCCGCGTGGACTATTACCACAGCGGTGATGCCAAATCGGAAGCCATCACCATCGGGAGGCTCTACCGCTCAGCGCCCTGGGCGGGCAGCATCACCAATCTCATCGATCCCATGAACCTTGGCAAATATTGCATAAAGGTCTCTGACCCTGCGAGCGGGACCCTGCTCTTCTCTCGTTATTTCAATACCATCTTCGAGGAGTACCAGACCACTGAGGCTGCCTTAGGGGGGAAAATGAAGACTTACGAGGAGTCAGTCCTGATTCCCTTCCCAAGGCGGCCCGTGACCCTGAGCTTTGAATCAAGGCAGAAGGATCAGTCCATGAAGGAGGTCATGAAAACCGTCATAGATCCCGCCGACACCCACATCAGCTCCTATTCCCCGGACCCTTCAGTGGAGGTCATCGCTCTCTCTGAGGCCGGCGATCCCCACACACGCGTTGATTTCTCCATCATCGCCGAGGGATATACAGAGAAGGAGAGGGAGAAGTTCATAGCCGACGCGAAAAAGGTGACGGCGGCCCTCTTCACCCAGGAGCCCTTTGCCTCAACGAGAGAGCGTTTCACCATAAGGGCCCTCTTCAAGGCATCGCCTGAAAGCGGCTGCGACGAGCCCGACTTCGCCATCTTCAGGAGAACGCCCCTGGGGTGCAGCTTTGACTCCCTCGGCTCAGAGCGCTACCTCCTCACGGAGCGCAACGAGCGGCTCCACGACATTGCCTCCATTGCACCGTACGACACTCTCGCCATCCTTGTCAACACGAAGCGCTACGGGGGCGGCGGCATATACAACCACTATGCCACGTGCATCTCTGACAGCCAGTGGACCAACTATGTCTTCATCCACGAGCTGGGCCACAGCTTCGCGGGGCTCGGTGACGAGTATTACACCTCCAAGGTGGAATACACCGATTTCTACCCCCTTGACAGGGAGCCCCTCACGCCCAACATCACGGCGCTGCTTGACGTGAAAAACCTGAAGTGGAAAGACCTTGTCACGGCCGGAACGAAGATTCCGACGCCGTGGGACAAGGAGCACTATGATAAAAACGATATGCGCTATCAGGATATCAGGGACAGAATATACCAGAAACTCGCTGAGGCAAAGAGGAACAGGGCCTCCAGGGACGAGATCGAGAAGATAGAGCGGGAGCAGAGCCAGCTCTCGTGGAAGTCATACACGCAGGCCCAGGCCATCCTGGCGGCTGACAGGGGCCAGGGGAAAGTGGGCGCCTTCGAGGGCGCCGGCTACCAGGTGAAGGGCCTCTACCGCCCCATGCTGGACTGCATCATGTTCTCCAAGGGTGAGAAGCCTTTCTGCAGGGTATGCCAGGATATCATCAGGAAGCGGATTCTCTTCCTGAGCGAGTAG
- a CDS encoding ankyrin repeat domain-containing protein, with the protein MKKIKEAAKNTDLAKLKEMVAKNPEHSSLTYGDGKSLLHLAALQANFNLVTFLVAKGAIIDARDKYGQTPLHYASQKGQKKIASFLIKRGADINARDTFGNTPLLYAVKKNQSELSALLVEEGADINARSIPGGSPLYWAAVKGNRELLKLLLEKGADVNTADYEGNTALALVIRGGDKETAALLRRSGAKE; encoded by the coding sequence GTGAAAAAAATCAAGGAGGCTGCAAAAAATACCGATCTCGCAAAGCTCAAGGAGATGGTGGCGAAGAATCCAGAGCACTCTTCCCTCACTTACGGCGACGGGAAGAGCCTTCTTCACCTGGCGGCACTGCAGGCAAATTTCAATCTGGTCACCTTTCTCGTGGCAAAAGGGGCGATAATCGATGCCAGGGACAAGTACGGCCAGACTCCCCTCCACTATGCCTCCCAGAAGGGCCAGAAGAAAATCGCCTCCTTTCTGATAAAGAGGGGAGCCGACATCAATGCCAGGGATACCTTCGGCAACACGCCGCTGCTCTATGCGGTGAAGAAGAACCAGAGTGAGCTCTCAGCCCTTCTTGTGGAGGAGGGGGCCGATATCAACGCGAGGAGCATTCCCGGGGGCTCGCCCCTTTACTGGGCTGCCGTGAAGGGAAACAGGGAGCTGCTCAAGCTCCTTCTCGAGAAGGGTGCCGACGTGAATACTGCAGATTACGAGGGGAACACGGCCCTTGCTCTCGTAATCCGGGGAGGCGATAAGGAGACAGCTGCCCTCCTGAGGAGGAGCGGCGCAAAGGAATAG